The genomic stretch AGCAAATCagtcaaacaaacaaataaacaagaagCGAGCTCTGACTAAAAGCAATAAGGCCACAATGTGTTCCACATTCGACTGGATTGGATCCGACCGagtgccctgctctgctcttcgcAGGACGTTAGGCAATTTTTGTGCGTTACCAAATTGGTTGAACGAGTATCTGGGTGGGGTATGCTATAGATGGGTCTGGGTTTCTGCTGAAATTGCGGGCCGGGCCCCATAAAACTCGTAAGCCACGACGAGGAGTGCTGACCGAGGGATGGGCTGACACAATTAGCTGGAAATTGTGTGGGCAGCGGGATCAATAAGGTGAAAGCGCCTCCAGCTGTTTCgggcctctccctctccccggGCTTGGTATCAATTAATATTTCGGTAAATATATTACGACATTGGTAATGAAACCAAGGCAAGTGGCGATTTTCCAGCTGAGTTATATTGAGGCACAGTTCGCCTAACACAGTCCAATTTAAATTTGGTATTTGTCTACACTTGAGCTTCGTTTCAGGGTATTTTCTTCTCAATGAGAACACAAATAATTGTATTGACTTCTGTGGAAATCTTAACGATTTGTTTCGGAAAATATGAACCCATTCTCAAGAGTTCCGATTTACTGATGGGTATACATCACATTGCTCTCGTGCAGTCTCTCTTGAGAACTGTTTCGCTAATTCTTTCCCCTAATTCTCAATCCCATAATTCTGTTGAGCGAATGTCTTATTTAATCATTtgcgttttgtgtgtttgtcaCTCGAGCTTTACATCTCATTAATTTACAAATTTCCTTTAATctccttccatttccatttcattgaGGTCTTAACCACTAACGTGCTCCACCCTCCCTCTGTTCTCCCGCCCATCCCACGCTGTGCAAACGcattacaattttatttttattcaattttcgcGCAACGACATCAAAAGGCGAAAcggcaaacagaaaacagcagcaacgagtgcagaacagaacagaactcGACTCCACTGCGAGTAATACAATTTTCACCTTCCTTTCCCGCAACACCCCTCCCGATTGCCCACAGCCGCCAGACCCCCGAATGCCGCTCCTTTTTAaggaaaattatatttttacataATTTAACAAGCTCGACGAGTGGGGGAGTGGCAGCAGCTCTCGTCAGGGAGTCGGTTAGTCAGTCAGTCGGACAGCTTGCCATTCTTTATGCGACTGCTCTGCCAACAGAAGGCTTGGTTAATGTCCAGGCGGCTGTTCCTGTTCGTgtccaggagcaggagccaggGATTTTGCTGTGGCCGCCATTGCATTGACCACTAAAAGTTTGCCATTAGAGGGCATAAAATTCTTCTATTTCCTGGCCGGGCAGAGCGAGACCTGCGACAACTATGGCAAAATGGCACTTGAGTGGCGGCACTTTGAATGGGGGTTTTATGTGCTGTCCACTCTTCTTCTCTTGCCTGCGATCCCATCGCACCTTATACCGGCCTTCCCTTCCACTCGCTTTAAGCGTAAATTATGTtgtaaatacaatttttagcTGGAAAATTTCTTCATCATCAAGTGGTTCTCTCGGCTCCTTACCCTTGCCGCCTTCGAACGTCGAGAATGGTGCAAAAGCTCCGACTTGGCTTGAGGGCCAGAAAGGTTCCTAAGTGGAAATGGGTGCTTGGGGGAAATGTgtaaaaatattgtttatgcTGGGTTATGTGCGGAGCAAAATGGGAAGAGCAATTGTTATGAACGCACAGAAGGTGTCGGAGTCCGACCTTGGAGCCtaaatcaatttttaaagCAAACGTATTCCACAGAATCCTTTCAATAAATTCCCAAAAGTCCTAAATTTTCAATCAAATCTGGAATACttttcaaagtttttttttattattacgGTATTCTATTGATCGAATATTCTCTCTTGCAGACTAGCGACACGTAGGCAAATCTTAATTTAATAAAGTTATACAGCCATAACTTTTATTGCTGGGTGGGGGGGTCTCTTCGCCGGAGTCGTGTATGGCTAGTCAAGTCAAGGACTGGAATGCAAAAGCCCATAAGGATGAACTTAAATCTTAGCCTGGTACTTTACGTTCCCCTCGGCGATTCCATCTGTAACAGATCAGACAATTAAGTCTTTATGATCTTGTAGGGCACCTGGGACAACATAGGACTGCAGTGTCATCTGCAAAAGTCGAAGGTTTTGTAAGACTGTCTGCGACATCCAGACCGACAGCGGAGCGATACTCTCTTCtttcaaatgcatttcatATCTCAGAGGTTTTCCGGTTTACTTTTTCAATGGTTCTATGTTTATCAAAAATTCTGGATTCTTAGCCAGGGGGATTGTACTATTTATACTTAGGTGTTGCTTGACACGATTCAGGAGCAGCTTTTCAAATATCTTCGATAGATACCGCAGGAGACGTGGATCATGGATCACTGCGCGGACAGATTTCCCCCATTTATTAGGATAATATACCCACTTCATCATGCAGTtgaataatacgaataaaaaCTAAACTGCATAGATTGGCTCAAAGGTAAACCCACCAGAATTGGAGTTCTGAAATGCGTGTTTGATCCACTTTGCAACTCCGCAAGAATCTCTTGAGAATTAGCATAAATTCTAAAACAAATTGGCTACTGCAAACGGATTATCGATAGCCCGAAAGGCAATTGGCGAAATCCTTGCGGCCGTATTTAAACTTAAATGCGGCATAATAAGCCAGTCAAAGTTGGCCCAGACGGACAGGACACGACCAGTGACGGGCCAAGGACCCTCCACTTCTCTCCTTTGAAGAGCTGAAACTAAAGCCAAAGCTGGATCCTGGACCCGACTGGCTTTCAACGGAAAATCATTACCAGAAATGTCCTGCAGCGTCATTTGTAAGCGCCTTTGGCACTCTGCCCTCGGTCGGGCGATGGAACCGGAGGGACTGAGCCCGAAGCGAACTCAGAGCCAGGACGAAACAACTGCTGGCCAACAGCAGACACTTAAGTCTAATGGTTTTGTCAGCCAcgccccttgccccttgccacTCTCGCTATCCCTGTCCCTCAGCGCGCCCAGACCCCATCCAtggccacagccatagccccTGGCACTCGCAGCGAACGAATTCCCTTCAATTCGAAATGCCGCTGCACGCATACAAATTGACAATTTTATTAGCACATAAATTAgtaaaaataatcaataagCAATGTGCCAAAAAGCAGTCGAAAGAAGAGGAGgcaaaatatatatcaccGCAAGTCGAATAAGGAATActctaaaaataatatatcAGTCGATTGTTTTAGtagtaaaaatatatatggagCTGACAAACTTCGCCGATGTTGTACGCAAATTATTCttaaattttccatttacatctatgtatacatacatatgtattaaaattaaagaatAGAGAAAAGTAAATGTACCCGCCGGACCACGACATTCGGGGAGGGAAGCTAATGCTCAAAATTGGAATTGGTAGATGGctgaaataaattcaatttattggCTGTATTTATGCTGCGCCCCAGCTCCGTCTCTGTTGGCCAAGGAACGGAATAGAATTGCAATTACCATGGCAATGCCAGGCCGAAGCCAAAGTCGATGCTAAGGAGTCGGCCAGGATTCCAGGATGATGCGAAGACGGGAATATTGGTCAATTAGTAGCGGGGAAGAATCAGACTTGTGCACCCACAACATCACCGATgtagacggacggacagggaCAAGGACAGATTCCTGTTAATTCGTAATTTTGTTCTTATttttgtctgctgctgcctttttgCCGACTTTTTCCCCCGACGTTGCTAATTGCTTAATTCACGAACATTTTcgcattgcatacttttgggcgcCTGGTTGTCGGTCGGGTCGACTGCTGCGGGGCGTGGCACCCGTCGAGTAGTTTTTCAACTATTTtgcaccaacaaaaaagatgAAAGTTTTGCAACTGCCGCCTCCTGCGCGCATCTGACTATGACGTCGACAACGGAGATGAGGATCGTGgggatgatgacgatgatgatgctgctgctgctgctgttgttccaCCCCGAGCcgggttgttgctgttgctgcttgttgttgtGCGCTAATTAACTCGATTTTTGGAAGGGAAAACCGTTTGCTAATTTGAAAACGAAATAGTTTCCCGACCCCCTTCGGCGCAGCTCTCAAAGTGAAGTTATGAAACCTGCAATGAGACAAGCCATGAGAGATGCACATTTTGATGGAACTTTTTTCGGTTACAACGAGGGAAAGTTCAACTGAAAATCAGTGCAATTTCGAATACTATTAAATCTGCCTTTAATCCCAGGATGCCATCCTCTGAACCTTTTCATAATTGATCCTTATACTCTAAATGCTTTCGATGTTTGATACTTTTCCCAAGTGACTTCTAATGTCGTAAATATCAACCTTCAAAGCTCAAAGCTTTCACAGCTTTAATATTCTGCAAAGGACTTGAAATATCCTTTCGTTTTGATGGTCTCAACACTTTCGCCCATGACTCGCACAGCAGCATGTCCATCGCGTGTTCAATGAATGCAAATTTGTCCGACTGGCACGCAGCCAAGTTGGCCAGAAAGAATAATACAGAGCGGGGAGTGGCCACCGTAAATGTCGGAAATGAAATACAAGTTGACGACAAACGGAAGCGGGCTGGACCGAGGGCAGGGGGCAGAGGGCGGAGGGCAGGTCTCGGCCAAGGGCGGGTCGCACAATTTGCTGTCATACTTAACTGAAATTAGAACGTGATTAGATTTCATTTAAGCATTAAGCACAACTGACAGCCAGCATGACAGTCCGAACCGGACGCGTGGGATGAGCAGGAGGGAtgggatgcgatgcgatgggaTGCAGAGAGGTTGAAAATGATATTTTGAGCGGGCAAATTTATTGACAATTAGCTGGAGAAGTATGAGGGGTGGACGAGGGACGAGGATAGAGAAATGGACTCGGCACGGCGAACATTAATTATAACGTGCATAATTAACAAATCTGGCAATCAGTGGAGCAGCGGCTTTAACTCGCCAGGAATTAGAGCCCTCCCCCAAGAGGGCCACCACCTCACACATAAACACACCCAGAGAGAGCCCAATAAGCGTTTAATCAGAACCAAGGCCGAATCTGTGAGGGGCGGAAAGCATGGCCATTCAGGCAGCGCTAATGAAAGCACAGCCGGGAGAAATTGGTTTACGGGCTGTTTACGCAAGTAGAAGTTATTAGTTGTGCTTGGATGGGGTGGTCGATGCGGgctggtggtgggtggtgggtggttcTTGGCTAATTTGCGGTATTAATGACAGTTAAGCGGAGTGGACTCAAATAGCCTCATAATTGGCAAAGGCTTCAGAAAGCAATTCCTTTTCGTCAATGCAATTGGGATTATCAGATGGGGGCTAGATGTGCGGAGAACCGATTCCAAATTGCAAAGAATTGGGCAGAGTAACCCATAATCCACTTGAAGAAGTCATCAGCGGGGGCAAAGGGTGGGGCTTGGTCTCCACAGACATCCCCATCCCTCACACTTCCCACCTGTCTGGGGAGAGGACACAATCTCAACTTTATCGCTACAAAGTTAAGCAAACACAAATAGATTAGTTCAAAAGTTCAGGCCGTTGTTCAACGTTCGAATGCCAAAAGTCAAATTGTGTCAACTGCTTGGGCGGCGCAGGAAAAGAAAGAACTGAAACAAAAGCAGGCAAGACGGAAAACATGTCAAGGCTGCCTAGCCGGATCCGGGCATACGGTCCGGGTCTGTATGTATCTACGCACATAGGTGGAGAGCCGGACTGCTACATGCTacaagcaaaacaaattgcCTTTGAGGCAGACGATTGACGATTGCCGGATCGGACGTTGTTGGTCTTTTGATTTAGTCGCTAGTAGGACGGAGGCAGGagggagcatggagcatggagcggCACTGCTTATTGAAATGCCTGGACTGGGTCAGGTCAAAGAGAGGTCACTGAAACTATATTTGAATTGTAAAGCAGGATGCTCAATGGAAGGTGACAAGTCCCCGAACGACTAGCCTCGGATATGCACTGATTGGAGATCTGACATCTATTTACCTTATCTTCTCAGGCAGAAAATTAGAATCTTACTCAGAGTTACCTCATCATTGCTCTGATTATGTAGAACTAGTCAGTCCCTCTACTCAGTCCCCGCGGGTGCTCGTGCTCTCCGTGTAGTTCTTCAATTACTTTGCATAAATGTGATGCGACAGGAGCGACAACCTAATTAGCTTACAGACATTGCTACATTTCATTAAACAAATGGTCTCTGGTGTATAATTTTAATACGCAATTACCAGCATTTCAACGACACTCGATTGCCAGAAAGTAAGCCCTACCCCTTCCATTATCATAAGTACTCGTGTTCGCATTGCCTCCCACTCTTCACTTTCCACTTTCCTCCACTTGAACCTAAGCCGGAGccataaatttcatttgatgCTCGCTTTGCTGTCGAGTGTCGCGGGGGTTTACGGCTAGGTTACCTTGACTCCTCAACCCTCAACGAGGGGCCTTAAATTATTTGACAATTTATGCGAAAATTATGTGCGAATTGAGCCGAGCATCTCCCAGGCAACCGAGGCCAAGAAGAAAACGAGCGATCCCTTTACTCCGCCACCATTAATCAATTTATTTAGTTGTCATGCTATGCCATCTCACTATATCTCGGTCCAGAAGCTGTCGAAAAATAGTTCCGTGGGGCAGACGAATCGGTAGGGCCGCCGGAGTACAAGCAAGATGGTCTCGTACCTGTCACTCCGAAGTCTGAGAACCCGCACAGATTGCACAACGGACAGCAGCCCAGGTATTGGCAGTGGAGTTGGGTTAAAACGCCGTTCTGATGGACCGGGCACAGGGGGGGAGTGCCCAAGTATAACAGGGCCTTGCCAAGCGCTGTGGTGGAGTTCCGTGAGTGAGTGACTGGAATGGGGTGGGGCCGAGCGCCGTCTCATTACTCACCGTGTGCCAATTGCAGAAGAGCGTGTTTAATGTATTTGAGTGGTTTAGGTTTCATTTGGTACttgaatttcattttcgaATTTGATTTTGTAGGTCGTCCAAAAAACGCGTAATGAGTGGTTTAGGGGTGCGAGGATACCGCATGCAAAGCACAATCCCGGTAGCTCTAGCTTTGGCTCGAACTCCTCTCTCTCACAACCATTCCAAAAGTGAGCCCGACTCGATCTGCggagtgtatcgatggtgtGGAGACCAACGCGAACTGTGTATTATTTACATACTAATTACGTGCAATACTAATCATTGTTACTATTCACCACAATTTCCACAACTTCAGGGCGGAGACCAGACTAAAAAGGCGCAGCATACTCTGGATTTTCCCCAATTTCCATTCCCCCGTTTCTAACTGACAACACAAAAGCCGCCAGACGTCCGCCTCAATTAAATTTCGAATCCGCTTTGACGCCTGACGGGGGGCGGTACTTCCGCTTAGGTCGGAAATAGGCGGTGTAATGCCTTGCCTTATCACGGttgaattattaaaatgttttaatttgtGTGCCCAATTATTTGATTAGCGCCTTAGCAAGTGTTcgtggaaaaaaaaaacacggaATAGTTGTCCCCGTTCCGGGGAAATTAATAATGGATTGTTTGGCCGCTCTTCGGCTGATTTATTTACACTATTAATTGCTGGAATTCATTGTATATCCGCTTATGCACATTATATACCCATTCGATTGCACAACACAACTCGATCCAAGGACTAAGCCCCCAACTGACTGTTTTATTTATCCTACGCGTTCTACCTACCCATCGGCAGTTTTTCAAGCAGTAATTACCACGGGCTATATAATCATCTGCACATGGATACAGAATATGCATTTTAACAACTTCCACTGGCAGTGCGGGAAATAAAGTTGAAAAGGATTGCAGACTTTTAGGCGGGACAGTACAAATTCCCGTATACAGGTGGATGTATGCACTCGTTGAAGGGTTGAAGGTGGTGAGGCGGTGAAGGGCGTGGGTAGCCatggcaactgcaacaaaaacacatttaaaatgcaatcAATCAGCCGAGCAAAGAAAAAAGCgggccccacccccccacagAAGTTGCGTAAAAtcgaaattaatttgtgtgcacatttatttatttattttttgattacCCCTTAAACATTTTCACCGATTCAGAAAATGCATTAATAAACTTTTTCCGCATTGACccttcatttaattaaattcaatattaATTTTCTACAGAATGGGTTATTTTAATTGCCATTTTAAAACCGTAAATGAATTAATCATCAGCAAACAACTTTACCCATAGCTTAAGATGGAAATAAGCAGGTCTATCAgtctaaaaaaataaactaagtGGCAGCCAACTAGTTGAAACGAACTACAAACGATTATTTGTAATGCCATTGGTATGCATGTATGTCTGTATATGTTGAACTACTGAGTTTATTCATTATGGGGAAAGAAATAGAGTTATTAGCGATAGAGAATTAGATCGATTCAAGAGGGTGTCTATTGAAGACGCGGGGGTCGCTTCAAGACTTTGTCGGACTGGAAATCTATTCCAAGACGATAGACGAGGTGCAAGAAGTGACTGCTAGATCAAGACTAAAATCAGCGACAGGCGGATAAATTTCCGCTGCCCTAATGCAAGCGAGAGCATGACACATTGTGAGAGCGGTAGAGAagacgaaagaaagaaagacgCGAGGGAACGACTGCATAGGCTGCTGCCGTAAGGgagcatatgtacatatgtatgtataagtaTGTACACAGTGTGGTACAGTGGGCAATGTAAGCAACAAGCAATAACAACGATTTACTTTACTTCTGCACCACTGGCTGTAATCTATGAATGTTGGATGCATATTGCATATATTGAACAACAGCATATATTTTTCCACAGCTTAAACgacagatcagatcagataaatCTGATTTCTTTTAGGCGCCATATTAGGTATTTTCAGCTATTCCACGCTCCAGCTTTCTACTTACCGATCCACAGGTCCCGATCGAATAGCTacttcaaataaaaaattacccatttattttaaatttttttgtaaactCCAAATTCCCTGAAAATTCCTTAAGTAGCAAGTATCTTTAGTATGGAGTATCCTATAATTTTAAGGGGAAAATTAAGTTAAGTcgccaaaagaaataaattctTCTTGGCTCAAATCTTCCTCTCTGCGCACTGCCAGTCCTTTCCAGTTAGATCATTTTTCCAGACCGGACAATCCGCCATCAAAATTATCATCTGCTTACCTCTTGGACATTATTCAGGTCCTCGTTCATTAACCCATAAAGCTTCGCTGGATAATTGCCATTACCATTAACTGGCTCTGGAGGCTTACGATCCGAATCCTCTCGAGGCTGACAGCGGCAACAAAGTCTTCACGGACCCGGAAGCTCTTTCTTGTTTCAGCCATCACTCCATCACTCCCATCGTTCCAGCCAACCACACACTTAAACAATTATTGCCAACCACATGGACATTTACCCgaacatggacatggacatggacacagacacagacatggacatggacacagacacagacatggAGCCAGAACTGAGTCAGATACGGGATACGGAGAGTGCATGTAATGTGCTCAATTTTTCGCATTTTGCACATCCGTCGGGCGGAACAGGGCAAAGCAAAGCCGAATGGCCACCTGCCAGCCataataatattaaacaatatatataaatcaCTCAGCTGTCGGgccaccagcaacagaaaaaatCAAGTAGAAAAAACCCTGAGAAAATAAGTCGAGCAAAGGCAAAGTGTCGGACAGAGTGGAAAGCAAAAGGAGGAAACACGGCCCTGACAGAAGGAGGGTTTCATAAAAATTTACCGCCATAATGCTTATTTTAAAAGTCAATATGTTCGGTGCCTGTTATTTTAACACCCATCGTGTTCAGGTGCCACCGGTCCGGCATCCTCGTTCTCGTCCTCATGCTCGTCCTCGTTCTCGTCCTGGTCGTCGACGGTCACATCCGTTTGTGAAAAGTACGAGACAAGcgacaggagcagcagcaggagccagaGTAAAATGTCAGTGGCCAACGTCACAGCCCACAACACAcaacataaacataaagtGAAAAGTTGAGCGAGGCAagagggaaaaagaaaatgccGGGAAATAAGTTGGAAGGTCCACAGCACACTCCCCCGCCACCACCAGCCTTTCCGAGGCCATCTAAAGCCAAGCATCACATGTCGCCAGGATGCGAAGGAGAGAGGGCCTCGTTGTTCATATCCTGGGCTGTCGTCCGTTTATGTGACATGATTATGTGCAAAAAGTGCAACAGGCAGCCAACCGAGTAACCCGCCCCACACCTGCCACACACCCGAGACACCTGACCTGAAAGTAGCCCCCGAGCATGGGCGGGGCTTGGTCACAGGCACTGGTACGGGCGCCAGCTGGGGCGTCTCTCACCTCTGTTGACAGGCCCGTAGCCCGGTGAGCTTACACGTGATTTTTCAACCCGACCTCGCCTCGCACTCGGAAATTATGGAAAGGGTCATGGATGTCACACACATACTCTTTCGAGTATGCAACCGTAATCAGCTCTGAGTAAAACCCAAACGCTTGATTACCAGGGGAATGGCTCGCATCTAGCCTGAAGGCAGCAACCTCAGTTATCGCTTAAGCCGATCCAAGCACCGGGAGATACTGAAAATCATGGTACCCTTGCAAAAAGTATCATAATTATCCAGAGTAGGTTGCATTAATGACCTTATTAGGTATTCAATATGGTCATAACCCTTTTTCattaaagatacaaaaatattttacacATTATTGGGAGACAGTTCTCTTTGCAACACCCAGAGTTTGAGACGACACCGTAAGCGGGTTATCCGATGGAAACAACTTGTTGCAACGTAGGCACGACCGAGTAAGAGTATCATTTCATCGGCCAAAGAGTATATTTATAATGATTTATAATGAAGCATGAGTGCCGTAGTCAGTATTTCTGATGTTTTGGATGTACGCAGCTGGCATTAAAGTACACAGAATATTTTGAAATGAGCAAGACACTGGGCATAGTCATGACCATCGACGCATTTTGTGTGAGTACGAAGCATAAGAAATCAAGAAATCCAATCTCAAGAAGAAAGTGCTCAGATATTTTTAGCACGAGTAGATGGGTAAACAAGTCTCCGATCGTTAAAAACGTCATCTAGTTAATAGTCAGTAGATCCGTAGTATCCTCATGAAAGCTAAGTATGCGACATGCAGCGATCTGAATTTCATCCAAAAAGTGAGATCATCAAGCTGGGTTTTTTCTGCATTGCACACACCACACGACTGCAACTGATTCATGCGAAATTCGAGCGAAAACACTTCAAAAAACTTACATTTATTCTTGCAGAACCCAGCTAGGCTGATCAATTAAGTTACTTTGCATCCATCCAACTGGAACCAGAACCAGTTATTCTACATGTTTGAAACTCCTTGCTGTGCTGTCGCATAACCTgatcgttttcgttttcatatAAAATGATATTATGTAGTACCCTGCTGATAAAGCGCTCATCGAGCTCAGTACTCAGTCAGCGTCCAGCCCGAAGAGTAGCGTCCCCTTGCGAAGGTTCTAAGATTACATCAGATTTATATATGAGCCCTCTAAAGAGATTTTTGGGCTTGCCATTTGGATGGCTATTGCTTTCTATCCTTGTGCTATGTGCCGTCGGTTTGCCCACGTCGTTCGAAGGCCATGACGATCCTGACCCTACTATCAACGAAGACTACGTTGAGATTTCATTTAATACAATGCCACCCACCTTAAAAGAAGCCTCAACGTCAAAACCCGAGGTAAGGACTGAGTGAGCTGGTAGTTTTGAAACTCAACTGTTTATGCATCCTCAGGATCAATTCATCGATCTCACCCAATCAAACCAATGCGGTAAGTCTGCGAGTGGTATTGTGCCCAA from Drosophila pseudoobscura strain MV-25-SWS-2005 chromosome 4, UCI_Dpse_MV25, whole genome shotgun sequence encodes the following:
- the LOC4816711 gene encoding uncharacterized protein, coding for MKFKYQMKPKPLKYIKHALLQLAHALGKALLYLGTPPLCPVHQNGVLTQLHCQYLGCCPLCNLCGFSDFGVTGTRPSCLYSGGPTDSSAPRNYFSTASGPRYSEMA